Proteins encoded within one genomic window of Candidatus Aegiribacteria sp.:
- a CDS encoding L-2-amino-thiazoline-4-carboxylic acid hydrolase, translated as ITCPFLDLYGENELGEEGARQAKEFYKLLGSKVKVLRTTTEEEGAEAHCQLNNFGLQHQISYDFLDEVFQL; from the coding sequence AAATTACCTGCCCGTTCCTGGACCTATACGGTGAGAATGAGCTGGGTGAGGAAGGTGCCAGACAGGCGAAAGAGTTTTACAAGCTCCTGGGGAGCAAGGTCAAGGTACTGCGGACTACCACCGAGGAAGAAGGGGCTGAAGCACATTGCCAGCTCAACAACTTTGGCCTGCAGCATCAAATCAGCTACGATTTCCTGGATGAGGTGTTTCAATTGTGA